One Natrinema longum genomic window carries:
- the thrS gene encoding threonine--tRNA ligase yields the protein MSESDSQEQLTVVLPDGSELEVDADATVEDCAYEIGPGLGSDTVAGKLDGELVAKEEPVYDGAELEIITDGSDEYLEVMRHSAAHCLAQAVERHYDDVDLAIGPPTDEGFYYDFDNLDVDEEDLADLEDEMEAIVAEDYDIEREVVSIEEARERLADEPYKLELLEEFAEADDTVTFYTQGEWEDLCAGPHVESTGEIGAIELLEIAGAYWRGDEENTMQTRIYGTAFEDESDLEAYLERKREAEKRDHRRIGNEMNLFSIQDVTGPGLPLYHPPGKTILKELEGFVEGLNQDAGYDYVETPHVFKTDLWHRSGHYENYQDSMFVFDVGDDEFGLKPMNCPGHAAIFQDQSWSYRDLPIRYAEDGKVYRKEQRGELSGLSRVWAFTIDDGHLFVRPDQIEREVRQIIDMIFTVLDTFDLDYEVSLATRPEKSVGSDEIWERAESILESVLDESKMEYEVEEGDGAFYGPKIDFGFEDAIGRLWDGPTVQLDFNMPERFDLSYVGEDNEEHRPVMIHRGIYGSYERFFMVLIEHYEGRFPLWLAPEQVRVLPISDDNLGYAHRVANEFDDFRVEVDDRDSTLERKIRAAHDDRVPYQIIVGDNEEEDGNISVRDRFEDQEYDVEIDAFRAHLEDERDEKRTEPDFLQ from the coding sequence ATGTCAGAATCAGACTCACAGGAGCAACTAACGGTCGTACTGCCCGACGGATCCGAACTCGAGGTCGACGCCGACGCCACGGTCGAGGACTGTGCCTACGAGATCGGGCCCGGTCTCGGTAGCGACACGGTCGCCGGCAAACTCGACGGCGAGCTCGTCGCCAAGGAGGAGCCGGTCTACGACGGGGCCGAACTCGAGATCATCACCGACGGCAGCGACGAGTACCTCGAGGTCATGCGCCACTCCGCGGCCCACTGTCTCGCCCAGGCCGTCGAACGCCACTACGACGACGTCGACCTGGCGATCGGTCCGCCGACCGACGAGGGCTTTTACTACGACTTCGACAACCTCGACGTCGACGAGGAAGATCTCGCCGACCTCGAGGATGAGATGGAGGCGATCGTCGCCGAAGACTACGACATCGAGCGCGAGGTCGTCTCGATCGAGGAGGCACGGGAGCGACTGGCCGACGAACCCTACAAGCTCGAACTCCTCGAGGAGTTCGCCGAGGCGGACGACACCGTCACCTTCTACACGCAAGGCGAGTGGGAGGACCTCTGTGCCGGCCCCCACGTCGAGTCGACGGGCGAAATCGGCGCGATCGAACTGCTCGAGATCGCCGGTGCCTACTGGCGCGGGGACGAGGAAAACACGATGCAGACGCGCATCTACGGCACCGCCTTCGAGGACGAGAGCGACCTCGAGGCCTACCTCGAGCGCAAGCGGGAAGCCGAGAAGCGCGACCACCGCCGGATCGGCAACGAGATGAATCTGTTCTCGATCCAGGACGTCACCGGCCCCGGTCTCCCGCTCTATCACCCGCCAGGGAAGACGATCCTCAAAGAACTCGAGGGATTCGTCGAGGGGCTCAACCAGGACGCGGGCTACGATTACGTGGAGACGCCCCACGTCTTCAAGACAGATCTCTGGCACCGGTCGGGCCACTACGAGAACTACCAGGACAGCATGTTCGTCTTCGACGTCGGTGACGACGAGTTCGGCCTGAAGCCGATGAACTGTCCGGGCCACGCCGCGATCTTCCAGGATCAGTCCTGGAGCTACCGCGACCTGCCGATCCGGTACGCCGAGGACGGCAAGGTCTACCGCAAGGAACAACGCGGCGAACTCTCGGGACTCTCGCGGGTGTGGGCGTTCACGATCGACGACGGCCACCTGTTCGTCCGCCCCGATCAGATCGAACGGGAGGTCAGGCAGATCATCGACATGATCTTTACCGTCCTCGATACGTTCGATCTCGACTACGAGGTGTCGCTGGCGACGCGTCCCGAGAAGAGCGTCGGCAGCGACGAGATCTGGGAGCGAGCCGAGTCGATCCTCGAGTCGGTGCTCGATGAGTCGAAGATGGAGTACGAGGTCGAGGAGGGCGACGGCGCGTTCTACGGACCGAAGATCGACTTCGGGTTCGAGGACGCCATCGGCCGTCTCTGGGACGGCCCGACGGTCCAGCTCGACTTCAACATGCCCGAGCGCTTCGACCTGAGCTACGTCGGCGAGGACAACGAGGAACACCGCCCGGTGATGATCCACCGCGGCATCTACGGCAGCTACGAGCGGTTCTTCATGGTGCTCATCGAGCACTACGAGGGTCGGTTCCCGCTGTGGCTCGCGCCCGAACAGGTCCGCGTGCTGCCGATCTCCGACGACAACCTCGGCTACGCCCACCGCGTCGCAAACGAGTTCGACGACTTCCGCGTCGAGGTCGACGACCGCGACTCGACACTCGAGCGGAAGATCCGAGCGGCCCACGACGATCGGGTCCCCTACCAGATCATCGTCGGGGACAACGAGGAGGAAGACGGTAACATCTCGGTGCGCGACCGCTTCGAGGACCAGGAGTACGACGTCGAGATCGACGCGTTCCGCGCTCACCTCGAGGACGAACGCGACGAAAAGCGGACGGAACCGGACTTCCTGCAGTAG
- a CDS encoding DUF7344 domain-containing protein gives MINKTDRIDVDGTIAGGSTIETDDGSDVDDVFDALANVHRRRLLFELLHCNRQHVSTVTGVSRELAQADEELLRTHLAASRRVSEADEELLVKRHIHLPKLAEYGFVEWNRDDHVVTRGPRFDEVRPVLEFLNGQRDDRHLEAIEIPLRR, from the coding sequence ATGATCAATAAGACCGATAGAATCGATGTCGACGGGACGATCGCTGGGGGAAGTACAATCGAAACCGACGATGGAAGCGACGTCGACGACGTATTCGACGCGTTGGCGAACGTCCACCGCCGCCGGTTGCTGTTCGAGTTGTTGCACTGTAATCGCCAGCACGTTTCGACAGTGACCGGCGTTTCCCGGGAACTCGCCCAGGCGGACGAGGAACTGCTCCGCACGCACCTGGCAGCGTCCAGACGCGTTTCGGAAGCGGACGAGGAACTCCTCGTGAAACGACATATCCACCTGCCCAAACTGGCCGAGTACGGCTTCGTCGAGTGGAACCGAGACGACCACGTCGTCACGAGAGGGCCGCGATTCGACGAGGTCCGGCCCGTTCTCGAGTTCCTGAACGGGCAGCGGGACGACCGGCATCTCGAGGCGATCGAGATTCCCCTTCGACGATGA
- the pyrE gene encoding orotate phosphoribosyltransferase — protein sequence MTNQDLIDALRAADAVQFGEFELSHGGTSEYYVDKYLFETDPDCLESIAEAFAERLDADDKLGGVALGGVPLAAATSVAAGVPYVIARKQRKEYGTGNLIEGQLADGEEVVVVEDIVTTGTSLVEAVEALRDAGATVDRALVVVDREEGGRENVADAGVELESLVTASELLESQ from the coding sequence ATGACGAATCAGGACCTCATCGACGCCCTTCGCGCGGCCGACGCCGTCCAGTTCGGCGAGTTCGAACTCTCGCATGGCGGCACAAGCGAGTACTACGTCGACAAGTACCTCTTCGAGACCGATCCCGACTGCCTCGAGTCCATCGCCGAGGCCTTCGCCGAGCGGCTCGACGCCGACGACAAACTCGGCGGCGTCGCACTCGGCGGCGTACCGCTGGCCGCCGCGACGAGCGTCGCCGCCGGCGTCCCCTACGTCATCGCGCGCAAGCAGCGCAAGGAGTACGGTACCGGCAATCTGATCGAGGGGCAACTCGCCGACGGCGAGGAAGTCGTCGTCGTCGAGGACATCGTGACGACGGGGACGAGCCTCGTCGAGGCCGTCGAGGCCCTGCGGGACGCGGGTGCGACCGTCGACCGTGCACTGGTCGTCGTCGACCGCGAGGAAGGCGGTCGCGAGAACGTCGCGGATGCCGGCGTCGAACTCGAGTCGCTGGTGACGGCAAGCGAGTTGCTCGAGAGTCAGTAA
- a CDS encoding alpha/beta hydrolase codes for MTPTRADEPHPDVQAFLELYNALDTPSFDEISAQEARRMFAEMQVSDEPAIDLESVEDRTIDGPHGDLPIRIYDPGTDGEDRPLLLFFHGGGWVIGSIDTHDATCRKLAAESGYPVVSVDYGLAPEHPFPEGLEDCYAALEWAAAAADELGADPERIAVAGDSAGGNLAAGLSLFVRDHGGPEIAYQLLIYPSTGDATETAAYEKNGEGYMLTAAEMEWFRDHRFEREIDQGNVYAMPQLAHDLSELPPTTVLTAGFDPLRDDGANLVERLEDDGVPVEYHHYDDVIHGFFGMISEPVDLDRAHEAHEAAVTDLKAALE; via the coding sequence ATGACACCAACCAGGGCGGACGAACCACACCCGGACGTGCAGGCGTTTCTCGAGCTCTACAACGCCCTCGATACGCCGTCGTTCGACGAGATTTCGGCACAGGAGGCTCGGCGGATGTTCGCCGAGATGCAGGTCTCCGACGAGCCCGCCATCGACCTCGAGTCCGTCGAGGATCGGACCATCGACGGCCCTCACGGCGACCTGCCGATCAGGATTTACGACCCCGGCACCGACGGCGAGGACCGCCCGCTACTCCTCTTCTTCCACGGTGGCGGCTGGGTCATCGGCAGTATCGACACCCACGACGCCACCTGCCGCAAGCTCGCCGCCGAGTCGGGGTATCCCGTCGTCAGCGTCGACTACGGTCTCGCGCCCGAACATCCCTTCCCCGAGGGGCTGGAGGACTGTTATGCCGCCCTCGAGTGGGCCGCCGCCGCGGCCGACGAACTGGGCGCAGACCCCGAACGGATCGCCGTGGCAGGCGATAGCGCCGGCGGTAATCTGGCGGCGGGACTGTCGCTGTTCGTGCGGGATCACGGCGGTCCCGAGATCGCCTATCAGTTGTTGATCTACCCCAGTACGGGCGATGCGACCGAGACGGCAGCCTACGAGAAGAACGGCGAGGGCTACATGCTCACGGCAGCGGAGATGGAGTGGTTCCGGGATCACCGCTTCGAGCGCGAGATCGATCAGGGGAACGTCTACGCGATGCCCCAGCTCGCACACGACCTCTCGGAGCTGCCGCCGACGACGGTCCTCACGGCCGGCTTCGATCCGCTTCGGGACGACGGGGCGAACCTCGTCGAGCGGCTCGAGGACGACGGCGTTCCCGTCGAGTACCACCACTACGACGACGTGATCCACGGTTTCTTCGGCATGATTTCCGAGCCGGTCGATCTGGATCGGGCCCACGAGGCTCACGAGGCCGCTGTTACAGATCTCAAAGCGGCGCTCGAGTGA
- a CDS encoding CDP-2,3-bis-(O-geranylgeranyl)-sn-glycerol synthase: MAVLETIAIAFWAMLPAYVPNNAAVLAGGGRPIDGGRTWGEKRVLGDGKTWRGTATGVTAGLALAAALTLLAEDVSSLLGFAVPEFSPLAALGLAGGAMLGDILASFLKRRSGRERGAMFPGLDQLDFVVVSLPLTALLATDWFREWFTLEVVLVVVVLTPILHVTTNVIAYKLGLKNEPW, from the coding sequence ATGGCAGTACTCGAGACTATCGCGATCGCGTTCTGGGCGATGTTGCCCGCCTACGTTCCCAACAACGCCGCGGTACTGGCGGGTGGCGGCCGACCGATCGACGGGGGCCGGACGTGGGGTGAGAAGCGAGTACTCGGCGACGGCAAGACCTGGCGCGGGACGGCGACCGGAGTCACTGCGGGCCTCGCGCTGGCGGCCGCGTTGACCCTCCTCGCGGAAGACGTCAGTAGCCTGCTCGGCTTCGCGGTTCCGGAATTCTCCCCGCTCGCGGCGCTCGGTCTCGCCGGCGGCGCGATGCTCGGCGACATCCTCGCCTCGTTTCTGAAACGTCGAAGCGGCCGCGAGCGCGGCGCGATGTTCCCCGGCCTCGACCAGTTGGACTTCGTCGTCGTCTCCCTGCCGCTGACCGCGCTGCTGGCGACCGACTGGTTCCGCGAGTGGTTCACGCTCGAGGTCGTCCTCGTCGTCGTCGTCCTCACGCCGATCCTCCACGTGACGACGAATGTGATCGCGTACAAACTCGGGCTGAAGAACGAACCCTGGTAG
- a CDS encoding M24 family metallopeptidase: protein MPREHIFDEAEYERRVARTKERLREEDLDAIVVADPANMNYLTGYDGWSFYVHQAVVVTPDREEPVWIGRDMDGGGARATTHLADESIRAYSDDHVHSPHDLHPMDYVAGVLEELDVDDGRIGLEMDAAYFTAKSYTRLQQNLPEAEFEDSTLLVGWVRIKKSEQELEYMREAARISENAMQAGLDVIDEGVPEYEAAAAIYEQLITGTEEYGGDYPSIVPLMPSGDHTGTPHLTWTDREFEDGDPVIIELSGCRHRYHSPLARTTFVGDPPEELEETAEIVVEGLEAALDAAEPGVTCETVEKAWRDTIAQYGLEKEDRIGYSMGLGYPPDWGEHTASIRPGDETVLEEDMTFHMIPGIWTDEIGMEISETFRVTGDGAETLADFPRHLFTT, encoded by the coding sequence ATGCCACGAGAGCATATTTTCGACGAAGCCGAGTACGAGCGGCGGGTCGCTCGAACGAAGGAGCGACTGCGCGAGGAGGACCTCGACGCCATCGTCGTCGCCGATCCGGCGAACATGAACTACCTGACGGGGTACGACGGCTGGTCGTTCTACGTCCATCAGGCCGTCGTGGTCACGCCCGACCGCGAAGAGCCCGTCTGGATCGGCCGCGACATGGACGGCGGCGGCGCGCGGGCGACGACTCACCTCGCCGACGAGAGCATCCGCGCGTACAGCGACGACCACGTCCACTCGCCACACGACCTCCACCCGATGGACTACGTCGCGGGCGTCCTCGAGGAACTGGACGTCGACGACGGTCGGATCGGTCTCGAGATGGACGCCGCCTACTTCACCGCGAAGTCGTACACGCGCCTGCAACAGAACCTCCCCGAGGCGGAGTTCGAGGACTCGACGCTGCTGGTCGGCTGGGTCCGGATCAAGAAATCGGAGCAGGAACTCGAGTACATGCGCGAGGCCGCCCGCATTTCGGAGAACGCGATGCAGGCGGGCCTCGACGTCATCGACGAGGGCGTCCCGGAGTACGAGGCCGCAGCGGCGATCTACGAGCAGTTGATCACCGGAACCGAGGAGTACGGCGGCGACTACCCCTCGATCGTCCCGCTGATGCCCTCGGGCGATCACACCGGCACGCCCCACCTGACCTGGACCGACCGCGAGTTCGAGGACGGGGATCCGGTCATCATCGAACTCTCGGGCTGTCGCCACCGGTATCACTCCCCGCTGGCCCGGACGACGTTCGTCGGCGACCCGCCCGAGGAACTCGAGGAAACCGCCGAAATCGTCGTCGAGGGACTCGAGGCGGCCCTCGACGCCGCCGAACCCGGCGTCACCTGCGAGACGGTCGAGAAAGCCTGGCGCGACACCATCGCACAGTACGGCCTCGAGAAGGAGGACCGCATCGGCTACTCGATGGGCCTTGGCTACCCGCCGGACTGGGGTGAACACACCGCGAGCATCCGCCCCGGCGACGAGACCGTCCTCGAGGAGGACATGACCTTCCACATGATCCCCGGCATCTGGACGGACGAGATCGGCATGGAGATCAGCGAGACGTTCCGCGTCACCGGCGACGGCGCGGAGACGCTGGCCGACTTCCCGCGGCACCTGTTCACGACGTAA
- the gdhB gene encoding glutamate dehydrogenase GdhB, translating to MTTSPPATESASEDELDSALVTARRQLERAATHADVDPGVVERLKHPTRVQQVSVPLEREDGTVEVFTGYRAQHDDVRGPYKGGLRYHPEVSAEECTGLSMWMTWKCAVMDLPFGGGKGGIAVDPKSLTDEETERLTRRFAEELRDAVGPTKDVPAPDMGTDAQTMAWFMDAYSMQQGETIPGVVTGKPPVIGGSYGREEAPGRSTAIATREAIQYYDREVSETTVAVQGFGSVGANAARLLHEWGASIVAVSDVHSALYDADGLDVEAIPSHHEEPEAVTSFANDLEDDDSVRRLSNADLLELDVDVLIPAAVGNVVTADNADAIAADIVVEGANGPTTFAADTILEERDVPVIPDILANAGGVTVSYFEWLQDINRRQWSLERVNEELEEHMLEAWDDVRAEVDAEGLTWRDAAYVVALSRIAAAKETRGLWP from the coding sequence ATGACAACGTCACCACCGGCAACCGAGAGCGCATCCGAAGACGAGCTCGATTCGGCACTCGTCACCGCCCGTCGACAGTTAGAGCGAGCAGCGACCCACGCCGACGTCGATCCCGGCGTCGTCGAACGGCTGAAACACCCGACGCGGGTCCAGCAGGTGTCGGTCCCCCTCGAGCGCGAGGACGGCACCGTCGAGGTCTTTACGGGCTATCGGGCACAGCACGACGACGTTCGGGGCCCCTACAAGGGCGGGCTCCGGTATCATCCCGAGGTCAGCGCCGAGGAGTGTACCGGGCTCTCGATGTGGATGACCTGGAAGTGTGCAGTGATGGATCTCCCCTTCGGCGGCGGGAAAGGCGGGATCGCCGTCGATCCCAAGTCGTTGACCGACGAGGAGACCGAGCGGCTCACCCGTCGGTTCGCCGAGGAACTGCGCGATGCCGTCGGCCCGACCAAGGACGTCCCCGCGCCGGACATGGGGACCGACGCCCAGACGATGGCCTGGTTCATGGACGCCTACTCGATGCAACAGGGCGAGACGATTCCCGGCGTCGTCACCGGGAAACCGCCCGTTATCGGCGGCTCCTACGGTCGGGAGGAAGCACCCGGCCGCTCGACCGCGATCGCCACACGGGAAGCGATCCAGTACTACGATCGCGAGGTCTCGGAGACCACCGTCGCCGTCCAGGGATTCGGCAGCGTTGGAGCCAACGCCGCCCGCCTGCTCCACGAGTGGGGCGCGTCGATCGTCGCCGTCTCGGACGTCCACAGCGCGCTCTACGACGCCGACGGCCTCGACGTCGAGGCGATCCCCTCCCACCACGAGGAGCCGGAGGCGGTCACCAGCTTCGCGAACGACCTCGAGGACGACGACAGCGTCCGCCGGCTCTCGAACGCGGACCTGCTCGAGTTGGACGTCGACGTCCTGATCCCGGCGGCCGTCGGCAACGTCGTCACCGCGGACAACGCCGACGCGATCGCCGCCGACATCGTCGTCGAAGGGGCCAACGGGCCGACCACGTTCGCTGCCGACACCATCCTCGAGGAGCGGGACGTGCCGGTGATCCCGGACATCCTCGCGAACGCGGGCGGCGTGACGGTCAGCTACTTCGAGTGGCTCCAGGACATCAACCGCCGCCAGTGGTCGCTCGAGCGCGTCAACGAGGAACTCGAGGAGCACATGCTCGAGGCCTGGGACGACGTTCGCGCGGAGGTCGACGCCGAAGGACTGACCTGGCGTGACGCCGCCTACGTGGTTGCGCTCTCCCGGATCGCGGCGGCAAAGGAGACGCGCGGGCTCTGGCCGTAA
- a CDS encoding DUF502 domain-containing protein, with the protein MASWKRSFASGLILIGPILVTLYVVYRAYAIVTGITPTPTFDAAMLAGTIGHEPTRMLLVRLLQITVSLSAFVLLTIAVGVLTRTTIGDVFARTVDGIANRVPGLRVVYNASKIAAETTLGTEQALQEPVRVQSWDDVEMPAFKTGHTTDDGRVVLFIPTAPNVSSGFVVEADADRVTETDESVEETLARVLSGGFGESKHPQKSDPAVPFDTADDRSTDEERR; encoded by the coding sequence ATGGCGTCGTGGAAGCGGTCGTTCGCGAGCGGGCTGATCCTCATCGGGCCGATACTCGTCACGCTGTACGTCGTCTACCGGGCCTACGCGATCGTAACCGGTATCACGCCGACGCCCACGTTCGACGCCGCGATGCTGGCCGGCACCATCGGTCACGAGCCGACTCGCATGCTACTCGTTCGACTCCTCCAGATCACCGTCTCACTGAGCGCGTTCGTGCTGTTGACGATCGCGGTCGGCGTGTTGACCCGAACGACGATCGGTGACGTCTTCGCACGGACCGTCGACGGCATCGCGAACCGCGTTCCCGGCCTGCGCGTCGTCTACAACGCGTCCAAGATCGCGGCCGAAACCACCCTCGGCACGGAACAGGCGTTACAGGAGCCGGTCAGGGTCCAAAGCTGGGACGACGTCGAGATGCCCGCGTTCAAGACCGGACACACGACCGACGACGGGCGAGTGGTACTGTTCATTCCGACGGCACCGAACGTCTCCTCGGGGTTCGTGGTCGAAGCCGACGCCGATCGGGTCACCGAAACGGACGAGAGCGTCGAAGAAACGCTCGCTCGAGTACTGAGCGGCGGGTTCGGCGAGTCGAAACATCCACAGAAGAGCGATCCAGCGGTCCCGTTCGACACGGCCGACGATCGGTCGACGGACGAAGAGCGACGGTAG
- a CDS encoding FAD-binding and (Fe-S)-binding domain-containing protein, protein MATDNSRSTTDHSERTSTPDERERGPPSDPRAGDPAADPRADYDYVGGDIDRPELVAALDERIDGEVRFDEYSRRLYATDASAYEVTPVGVVLPRSTDDVAAVVEYCADNGIPVLPRGGGTSLAGQAVNEAVVLDFTTHMGDVLEVAPEDRHATAQAGTVLADLNGALEAHDLKFAPDPAAGNRSTIGGAIGNNSTGAHSLQYGKTDAYVDEVEVVLADGSVERFGEMTVADLRENADPDGDFLERISEALRRVVDEEAAAISEVFPQLKRNVSGYNLDRLVAEAYGKPEAFDENTDETVAIDGEPDPAATVNLARVFAGSEGTLGVITEATVSLEPVPETTGVVLLTYEDLLEAMADVDTIVRNYDPAAIEAIDDVLLELARNTEEFADLAATLPEGTETALLVEFYADSEADARRNVAELLADRLPEPKSNGGTAVSEREPSGDPVRAFDALEAYEPADRAELWKLRKSAAPILLSRTTDAKHISFIEDTAVPTENLADYVADFQDVLEEQDTFASFYAHAGPGCMHMRPLVDTKSPAGLTQFEAISDAVTDLVVQYDGSVSGEHGDGRARTQWNRKLYGEDVWSLFRDLKTAFDPDWLLNPGTVCGDHDMTEHLRFSPDYEFDAGFEPALEWDVDNGMQGMVELCHGCAGCRGSQETTGGVMCPTYRAAEEESLSTRGRANMLRGAMNGELDAETADAEFLAEVMDLCIGCKGCARDCPSEVDMAKLKAEVEHANHEENGATLRDRLFANVDRLNAVGSALAPLSNWAASLPGAGTIAEKTVGIARERDLPTFASESFVDWFEARGGSRIPLEEATRTVLLFPDTYTNYNHPRAGKAAVQVLETAGVRVELPDGVTSTGRPAHSKGFLDVSRERARTNVEALAPRIEDGWEVVLVEPSDAVMLQSDYLDLLTGRDAERVAANTYGVMEYLDRFDLAGDLPTAAPGERLTYHGHCHQKATKKDGHAAAVLRTAGYEVDALDSGCCGMAGSFGYEAEHYSLSQSIARILFDQVDDSDGETVVAPGASCRTQLSGYDGCDDPPHPIEKLAAALSR, encoded by the coding sequence ATGGCGACCGATAACTCGCGGTCGACGACCGATCACAGCGAGCGGACGTCGACCCCGGACGAGCGGGAGCGCGGACCGCCGTCGGATCCGCGAGCCGGTGATCCCGCAGCGGACCCGCGGGCCGACTACGACTACGTCGGCGGCGATATCGATCGGCCCGAACTCGTCGCGGCCCTCGACGAGCGGATCGACGGCGAGGTCCGGTTCGACGAGTACAGCCGGCGACTCTACGCGACCGACGCGAGCGCCTACGAGGTGACCCCCGTCGGCGTCGTCCTCCCGCGCTCGACCGACGACGTCGCCGCAGTCGTCGAGTACTGCGCCGACAACGGGATACCGGTCCTCCCCCGGGGCGGTGGCACCAGCCTCGCCGGCCAGGCGGTCAACGAGGCCGTCGTCCTCGATTTCACGACGCACATGGGCGACGTACTCGAGGTCGCGCCCGAGGACCGCCACGCGACGGCCCAGGCCGGAACCGTCCTCGCGGACCTCAACGGCGCACTCGAGGCCCACGACCTGAAGTTCGCGCCCGATCCCGCGGCGGGGAATCGCAGCACGATCGGCGGCGCGATCGGCAACAATTCCACCGGCGCACACTCACTGCAGTACGGCAAGACCGACGCCTACGTCGACGAGGTCGAGGTCGTCCTCGCCGACGGCTCCGTCGAACGCTTCGGCGAAATGACGGTCGCCGACCTCCGCGAGAACGCCGATCCGGACGGCGACTTCCTCGAGCGGATCTCCGAGGCACTGCGCCGCGTCGTCGACGAGGAAGCCGCGGCGATCAGCGAGGTCTTCCCGCAACTCAAACGGAACGTCTCCGGCTACAACCTCGATCGGTTGGTCGCGGAAGCCTACGGGAAGCCCGAGGCGTTCGACGAAAACACCGACGAGACGGTCGCGATCGACGGCGAGCCCGACCCCGCCGCGACCGTCAACCTCGCGCGCGTCTTCGCCGGTAGCGAGGGAACGCTCGGCGTGATCACCGAGGCCACCGTCTCGCTCGAGCCCGTGCCCGAGACGACGGGCGTCGTGTTGTTGACCTACGAGGACTTGCTCGAGGCGATGGCCGACGTCGACACGATCGTCCGCAACTACGACCCCGCGGCCATCGAGGCGATCGACGACGTCTTGCTCGAGCTCGCCCGGAACACCGAGGAGTTCGCCGACCTCGCGGCGACCCTCCCCGAGGGGACCGAGACGGCGCTGCTCGTCGAGTTCTACGCCGACAGCGAGGCCGACGCGCGGCGAAACGTGGCCGAACTGCTCGCCGACCGGCTCCCGGAACCGAAATCGAACGGAGGAACGGCCGTTTCGGAGCGGGAACCAAGTGGCGACCCCGTCCGCGCGTTCGACGCCCTCGAGGCCTACGAGCCCGCCGATCGCGCGGAACTCTGGAAGCTCCGCAAGAGCGCGGCACCGATCCTGCTCTCGCGGACCACCGACGCCAAGCACATCTCCTTCATCGAGGACACGGCCGTCCCGACGGAGAACCTCGCGGACTACGTCGCCGACTTCCAGGACGTGCTCGAGGAACAGGACACGTTCGCGAGCTTCTACGCCCACGCCGGGCCGGGCTGTATGCACATGCGACCGCTGGTCGACACCAAGAGCCCGGCCGGGCTGACCCAGTTCGAGGCGATCTCCGACGCCGTGACCGATCTCGTCGTCCAGTACGACGGGTCGGTCTCCGGCGAACACGGCGACGGCCGCGCTCGAACCCAGTGGAACCGGAAACTCTACGGCGAGGACGTCTGGTCGCTGTTCCGCGACCTGAAGACGGCCTTCGACCCCGACTGGCTACTCAATCCGGGCACCGTCTGTGGCGATCACGACATGACCGAGCACCTCCGGTTCTCGCCCGACTACGAGTTCGATGCCGGCTTCGAGCCCGCCCTCGAGTGGGACGTCGACAACGGCATGCAGGGGATGGTCGAACTCTGTCACGGCTGTGCCGGCTGTCGGGGCAGTCAGGAGACGACCGGCGGCGTGATGTGTCCGACCTACCGCGCGGCCGAAGAGGAGAGTCTGAGCACCCGTGGGCGTGCGAACATGCTCCGCGGTGCGATGAACGGCGAACTCGACGCGGAGACCGCCGACGCGGAGTTCCTGGCGGAGGTGATGGACCTCTGTATCGGCTGCAAGGGCTGTGCCCGGGACTGTCCGAGCGAGGTCGACATGGCCAAACTCAAAGCCGAAGTCGAGCACGCGAACCACGAGGAAAACGGCGCGACGCTCCGCGATCGACTCTTCGCCAACGTCGATCGACTCAACGCCGTCGGCTCGGCGCTCGCGCCCCTCTCGAACTGGGCCGCGTCGCTGCCCGGTGCCGGAACGATCGCCGAGAAAACGGTCGGCATCGCGCGCGAACGCGACCTGCCGACCTTCGCGAGCGAGAGCTTCGTGGACTGGTTCGAGGCCCGTGGCGGCTCCCGGATCCCGCTCGAGGAGGCAACGCGCACGGTCTTACTCTTCCCCGATACCTACACCAACTACAACCATCCGCGAGCGGGGAAGGCGGCCGTGCAGGTGCTCGAGACGGCTGGCGTCCGCGTCGAACTCCCCGACGGCGTGACCTCGACCGGCCGGCCGGCACACTCGAAGGGGTTCCTCGACGTCTCGCGCGAGCGCGCCCGAACCAACGTCGAGGCGCTGGCTCCCCGAATCGAGGACGGCTGGGAGGTCGTTCTGGTCGAGCCTTCGGACGCGGTGATGCTCCAGTCTGACTACCTGGATCTGCTTACCGGACGCGACGCGGAGCGGGTCGCGGCGAACACCTACGGCGTCATGGAGTATCTCGACCGGTTCGACCTGGCAGGCGACCTGCCGACCGCCGCGCCCGGTGAACGGCTGACCTACCACGGCCACTGCCATCAGAAGGCGACCAAGAAAGACGGCCACGCGGCCGCCGTCCTGCGGACGGCCGGTTACGAGGTCGACGCGCTCGATTCGGGCTGTTGTGGCATGGCCGGTTCCTTTGGCTACGAGGCCGAACACTACTCGCTGAGCCAGTCGATCGCGCGAATCCTCTTCGATCAGGTCGACGACAGCGACGGCGAGACCGTCGTCGCGCCGGGGGCATCCTGCCGGACCCAACTCTCCGGCTACGACGGCTGTGACGACCCGCCCCACCCGATCGAAAAACTCGCGGCTGCGCTTTCGCGGTAG